Proteins from a genomic interval of Solea solea chromosome 10, fSolSol10.1, whole genome shotgun sequence:
- the LOC131467263 gene encoding uncharacterized protein LOC131467263 isoform X1, translated as MLWCFHTSASFPLLLLLSKMQVVSRKRSLWIYFLLLTFLQLWGRLSSSSSTSSPTLPAPSLGIYFRSEASLVLTCKVPQGYNGVLFMLYRITDKVDSQELQSGAEEVHFTVEVKEDHSEELYCCLYKDNDGLFSAFSPYLRLEHQKEAVPTQSPPLFPPPVLSVVPSTGVVKCGDMLSFTCSVPTPIPQSQSQSGVTNTPVTFHLLRTAEQTGAASVLLQPQASLVSGPERPSGVFSVGPVRGGDDGVYTCMYQITNKRQLVNSTVSNVIQVTVKDMLPPPTLVLHQQTDVWHLLCVGSPSYPGAVFSLCLADSEHPIDTVHAKMIHHQASFPVPVQDAAVVLYQCQYSVLLGKKWSRSEPSQPLAVTRERSPPPSSGLPGVDWPLVLGCFSAVVLVLCSVALAVIVTHRKVKAAAEKKKNRQDAQFWTQVHAKDHVVGEVFIFRVALSTPSSKIKPFWFLLFTFLLFLLGKCLHTFVFPSNETRNSWLTVAVPCCCCRPYTPAFKLQLSGKY; from the exons aTGCTTTGGTGCTTTCATACTTCAGCcagttttcctcttcttctccttttgtcAAAGATGCAGGTTGTAAGTCGAAAAAGATCACTTTGGATTTACTTTCTTCTGCTCACCTTTTTACAACTCTGGG gaagactttcttcttcttcttccacttccTCTCCCACTCTTCCAGCACCTTCCCTGGGCATCTACTTCAGGTCAGAGGCCTCTTTGGTCTTGACTTGTAAGGTCCCACAGGGCTACAATGGGGTTCTGTTCATGTTATACAGGATCACAGATAAG GTTGACTCTCAGGAGCTGCAGTCTGGTGCTGAGGAAGTTCACTTCACTGTCGAGGTGAAAGAAGATCATTCAGAAGAACTGTACTGCTGCCTCTACAAGGACAACGACGGTCTCTTCAGTGCATTTAGTCCATATTTGCGGCTGGAACACCAAAAAg AAGCTGTCCCCACTCAGTCTCCACCCCTTTTCCCACCTCCAGTCTTGTCTGTGGTGCCATCAACTGGTGTGGTAAAATGTGGGGACATGTTGTCCTTCACCTGCTCCGTCCCCACTCCTATACCTCAGTCTCAGTCCCAGTCGGGCGTTACAAACACACCAGTGACCTTCCATCTGCTGAGGACTGCTGAGCAAACAGGGGCGGCCTCTGTTCTCCTGCAGCCTCAGGCCAGTCTGGTGTCAGGTCCCGAGCGTCCGTCTGGAGTTTTTTCTGTGGGGCCCGTGCGAGGAGGAGATGATGGAGTGTACACCTGCATGTACCAGATCACCAACAAAAGGCAGTTGGTTAATTCAACGGTCAGCAATGTGATTCAAGTGACTGTCAAAG ACATGCTTCCACCGCCCACTCTTGTTCTCCACCAGCAGACGGACGTTTGGCATTTACTCTGCGTGGGTTCTCCTTCATACCCGGGTGCCGTGTTCTCCCTCTGCCTGGCAGACAGTGAGCATCCCATCGACACTGTCCACGCCAAAATGATCCACCATCAGGCCTCTTTCCCAGTGCCTGTCCAAGACGCTGCAGTGGTTTTGTACCAGTGTCAGTACAGCGTGCTTCTGGGAAAGAAGTGGAGCAGATCAGAGCCCAGCCAACCTCTCGCTGTAACCAGAG AAcgttctcctcctccatcatcag GTTTGCCAGGTGTGGACTGGCCTCTCGTTCTTGGGTGTTTCTCTGCTGTGGTATTAGTCCTCTGCTCTGTGGCACTGGCAGTTATAGTGACACACAGGAAAG taaaagcagcagctgaaaagaagaagaacag ACAGGATGCACAGTTCTGGACTCAGGTCCACGCTAAGGATCATGTTGTTGGtgaggtttttattttcagaGTCGCGCTTTCAACTCCTTCCTCCAAAATTAAACCATTTTGGTTccttttattcacatttctcttaTTTCTTCTGGGGAAATGTCTGCATACTTTTGTTTTCCCAAGTAATGAAACACGAAACAGTTGGCTGACTGTTGCTGtgccttgttgttgttgcagaccTTACACTCCGGCGTTCAAGCTTCAACTCTCAGGTAAATATTAA
- the LOC131467263 gene encoding uncharacterized protein LOC131467263 isoform X3 produces MLWCFHTSASFPLLLLLSKMQVVSRKRSLWIYFLLLTFLQLWGRLSSSSSTSSPTLPAPSLGIYFRSEASLVLTCKVPQGYNGVLFMLYRITDKVDSQELQSGAEEVHFTVEVKEDHSEELYCCLYKDNDGLFSAFSPYLRLEHQKEAVPTQSPPLFPPPVLSVVPSTGVVKCGDMLSFTCSVPTPIPQSQSQSGVTNTPVTFHLLRTAEQTGAASVLLQPQASLVSGPERPSGVFSVGPVRGGDDGVYTCMYQITNKRQLVNSTVSNVIQVTVKDMLPPPTLVLHQQTDVWHLLCVGSPSYPGAVFSLCLADSEHPIDTVHAKMIHHQASFPVPVQDAAVVLYQCQYSVLLGKKWSRSEPSQPLAVTRERSPPPSSGLPGVDWPLVLGCFSAVVLVLCSVALAVIVTHRKVKAAAEKKKNRQDAQFWTQVHAKDHVVDLTLRRSSFNSQVNINQSLDLHSTIL; encoded by the exons aTGCTTTGGTGCTTTCATACTTCAGCcagttttcctcttcttctccttttgtcAAAGATGCAGGTTGTAAGTCGAAAAAGATCACTTTGGATTTACTTTCTTCTGCTCACCTTTTTACAACTCTGGG gaagactttcttcttcttcttccacttccTCTCCCACTCTTCCAGCACCTTCCCTGGGCATCTACTTCAGGTCAGAGGCCTCTTTGGTCTTGACTTGTAAGGTCCCACAGGGCTACAATGGGGTTCTGTTCATGTTATACAGGATCACAGATAAG GTTGACTCTCAGGAGCTGCAGTCTGGTGCTGAGGAAGTTCACTTCACTGTCGAGGTGAAAGAAGATCATTCAGAAGAACTGTACTGCTGCCTCTACAAGGACAACGACGGTCTCTTCAGTGCATTTAGTCCATATTTGCGGCTGGAACACCAAAAAg AAGCTGTCCCCACTCAGTCTCCACCCCTTTTCCCACCTCCAGTCTTGTCTGTGGTGCCATCAACTGGTGTGGTAAAATGTGGGGACATGTTGTCCTTCACCTGCTCCGTCCCCACTCCTATACCTCAGTCTCAGTCCCAGTCGGGCGTTACAAACACACCAGTGACCTTCCATCTGCTGAGGACTGCTGAGCAAACAGGGGCGGCCTCTGTTCTCCTGCAGCCTCAGGCCAGTCTGGTGTCAGGTCCCGAGCGTCCGTCTGGAGTTTTTTCTGTGGGGCCCGTGCGAGGAGGAGATGATGGAGTGTACACCTGCATGTACCAGATCACCAACAAAAGGCAGTTGGTTAATTCAACGGTCAGCAATGTGATTCAAGTGACTGTCAAAG ACATGCTTCCACCGCCCACTCTTGTTCTCCACCAGCAGACGGACGTTTGGCATTTACTCTGCGTGGGTTCTCCTTCATACCCGGGTGCCGTGTTCTCCCTCTGCCTGGCAGACAGTGAGCATCCCATCGACACTGTCCACGCCAAAATGATCCACCATCAGGCCTCTTTCCCAGTGCCTGTCCAAGACGCTGCAGTGGTTTTGTACCAGTGTCAGTACAGCGTGCTTCTGGGAAAGAAGTGGAGCAGATCAGAGCCCAGCCAACCTCTCGCTGTAACCAGAG AAcgttctcctcctccatcatcag GTTTGCCAGGTGTGGACTGGCCTCTCGTTCTTGGGTGTTTCTCTGCTGTGGTATTAGTCCTCTGCTCTGTGGCACTGGCAGTTATAGTGACACACAGGAAAG taaaagcagcagctgaaaagaagaagaacag ACAGGATGCACAGTTCTGGACTCAGGTCCACGCTAAGGATCATGTTGTTG accTTACACTCCGGCGTTCAAGCTTCAACTCTCAGGTAAATATTAATCAAAGCCTGGACCTCCACTCCACAATTCTTTGA
- the LOC131467263 gene encoding uncharacterized protein LOC131467263 isoform X2, giving the protein MLWCFHTSASFPLLLLLSKMQVVSRKRSLWIYFLLLTFLQLWGRLSSSSSTSSPTLPAPSLGIYFRSEASLVLTCKVPQGYNGVLFMLYRITDKVDSQELQSGAEEVHFTVEVKEDHSEELYCCLYKDNDGLFSAFSPYLRLEHQKAVPTQSPPLFPPPVLSVVPSTGVVKCGDMLSFTCSVPTPIPQSQSQSGVTNTPVTFHLLRTAEQTGAASVLLQPQASLVSGPERPSGVFSVGPVRGGDDGVYTCMYQITNKRQLVNSTVSNVIQVTVKDMLPPPTLVLHQQTDVWHLLCVGSPSYPGAVFSLCLADSEHPIDTVHAKMIHHQASFPVPVQDAAVVLYQCQYSVLLGKKWSRSEPSQPLAVTRERSPPPSSGLPGVDWPLVLGCFSAVVLVLCSVALAVIVTHRKVKAAAEKKKNRQDAQFWTQVHAKDHVVGEVFIFRVALSTPSSKIKPFWFLLFTFLLFLLGKCLHTFVFPSNETRNSWLTVAVPCCCCRPYTPAFKLQLSGKY; this is encoded by the exons aTGCTTTGGTGCTTTCATACTTCAGCcagttttcctcttcttctccttttgtcAAAGATGCAGGTTGTAAGTCGAAAAAGATCACTTTGGATTTACTTTCTTCTGCTCACCTTTTTACAACTCTGGG gaagactttcttcttcttcttccacttccTCTCCCACTCTTCCAGCACCTTCCCTGGGCATCTACTTCAGGTCAGAGGCCTCTTTGGTCTTGACTTGTAAGGTCCCACAGGGCTACAATGGGGTTCTGTTCATGTTATACAGGATCACAGATAAG GTTGACTCTCAGGAGCTGCAGTCTGGTGCTGAGGAAGTTCACTTCACTGTCGAGGTGAAAGAAGATCATTCAGAAGAACTGTACTGCTGCCTCTACAAGGACAACGACGGTCTCTTCAGTGCATTTAGTCCATATTTGCGGCTGGAACACCAAAAAg CTGTCCCCACTCAGTCTCCACCCCTTTTCCCACCTCCAGTCTTGTCTGTGGTGCCATCAACTGGTGTGGTAAAATGTGGGGACATGTTGTCCTTCACCTGCTCCGTCCCCACTCCTATACCTCAGTCTCAGTCCCAGTCGGGCGTTACAAACACACCAGTGACCTTCCATCTGCTGAGGACTGCTGAGCAAACAGGGGCGGCCTCTGTTCTCCTGCAGCCTCAGGCCAGTCTGGTGTCAGGTCCCGAGCGTCCGTCTGGAGTTTTTTCTGTGGGGCCCGTGCGAGGAGGAGATGATGGAGTGTACACCTGCATGTACCAGATCACCAACAAAAGGCAGTTGGTTAATTCAACGGTCAGCAATGTGATTCAAGTGACTGTCAAAG ACATGCTTCCACCGCCCACTCTTGTTCTCCACCAGCAGACGGACGTTTGGCATTTACTCTGCGTGGGTTCTCCTTCATACCCGGGTGCCGTGTTCTCCCTCTGCCTGGCAGACAGTGAGCATCCCATCGACACTGTCCACGCCAAAATGATCCACCATCAGGCCTCTTTCCCAGTGCCTGTCCAAGACGCTGCAGTGGTTTTGTACCAGTGTCAGTACAGCGTGCTTCTGGGAAAGAAGTGGAGCAGATCAGAGCCCAGCCAACCTCTCGCTGTAACCAGAG AAcgttctcctcctccatcatcag GTTTGCCAGGTGTGGACTGGCCTCTCGTTCTTGGGTGTTTCTCTGCTGTGGTATTAGTCCTCTGCTCTGTGGCACTGGCAGTTATAGTGACACACAGGAAAG taaaagcagcagctgaaaagaagaagaacag ACAGGATGCACAGTTCTGGACTCAGGTCCACGCTAAGGATCATGTTGTTGGtgaggtttttattttcagaGTCGCGCTTTCAACTCCTTCCTCCAAAATTAAACCATTTTGGTTccttttattcacatttctcttaTTTCTTCTGGGGAAATGTCTGCATACTTTTGTTTTCCCAAGTAATGAAACACGAAACAGTTGGCTGACTGTTGCTGtgccttgttgttgttgcagaccTTACACTCCGGCGTTCAAGCTTCAACTCTCAGGTAAATATTAA